DNA sequence from the candidate division WOR-3 bacterium genome:
CCGATTGAAATGATGGAATTTATTCTGGATAAGATGCGCTTGACAAGAAATAATATTGAGTTCTTAGAATCAATGAATGAATAGTCTTCACAATGAGGTACCAATGAAAGATAAAATACATCCTAATTATGTTGATTGCATCATTACTTGTTCTTGCGGTAATGTGGTTAAAACCCGCTCAACTAAACCAAAAATTTCCGTAGAAATCTGTTCGGCATGCCATCCGTTCTTTACCGGCAA
Encoded proteins:
- the rpmE gene encoding 50S ribosomal protein L31 — its product is MKDKIHPNYVDCIITCSCGNVVKTRSTKPKISVEICSACHPFFTGKQKIIDTAGRVEKYRKRYQKKV